A genome region from Bacteroidota bacterium includes the following:
- a CDS encoding SPW repeat protein, with product MKVISSKAHGVMDYIIGIALVAAPWLFQFARGGAETWVPVILGIVVIVMALFTDYELGVFKITPMSTHLWIDGVLGVFLLLSPWIFGFWGFVLWPHVIVGILMAGVSLMTETTTVHIRVT from the coding sequence ATGAAAGTTATATCATCAAAAGCCCATGGAGTTATGGATTATATTATAGGCATTGCATTAGTTGCCGCTCCCTGGCTGTTTCAATTTGCTCGTGGAGGAGCTGAAACATGGGTACCTGTAATTTTAGGTATTGTAGTTATTGTTATGGCTTTATTTACAGATTACGAACTCGGTGTATTCAAAATTACACCTATGAGCACACATCTTTGGATTGATGGTGTTCTCGGAGTGTTTTTATTGCTTTCACCTTGGATTTTCGGATTCTGGGGCTTTGTTTTATGGCCCCATGTAATTGTTGGAATTCTTATGGCAGGTGTATCATTAATGACAGAAACAACAACAGTTCACATAAGAGTAACTTAG
- a CDS encoding SDR family oxidoreductase produces the protein MFEKPYHSSDLSKYKFLITGGAGFIGSNIVEYLVKYNAGKIKVLDDLSTGFLENLEPFLNKIELVKGSIENYATCMNACEDIDFISHQAALGSVPRSIEFPLATNSVNASGFLNIITAAKESGVKRIVYASSSSVYGDSKILPKTEEQIGKPLSPYAVSKYIDELYAGVYASVYGTEVIGLRYFNIFGPRQNPKGAYAAAIPLFMDALKNNISPKIFGDGKQTRDFTFVENAVQANIKALFTKHTEALGEVFNIAYGDRTSILDMFTILKGLTQASVEPEFKNERKGDVRDSLADITKAKNLLAYEPTVNFEQGLKITLDWFEQKY, from the coding sequence ATGTTCGAAAAACCTTATCATTCAAGCGATTTAAGTAAATATAAATTTTTAATTACGGGTGGGGCAGGTTTTATCGGTTCAAATATTGTTGAATACCTTGTAAAATATAATGCAGGAAAAATCAAGGTTCTTGATGATTTGTCAACCGGATTTCTAGAAAACCTGGAACCTTTTTTAAATAAAATTGAACTTGTTAAAGGCTCAATTGAAAATTATGCCACATGCATGAATGCCTGCGAGGATATTGATTTTATATCACATCAGGCAGCTCTTGGTTCTGTGCCTCGTTCCATAGAATTCCCACTTGCAACAAACAGCGTAAATGCAAGTGGTTTTTTAAACATCATTACAGCAGCAAAGGAATCAGGGGTTAAGCGTATTGTTTATGCAAGTTCCTCCTCTGTATATGGCGATAGTAAGATCCTTCCAAAAACAGAGGAACAAATAGGAAAGCCTTTATCACCTTATGCCGTTTCTAAATATATAGATGAACTTTATGCTGGTGTTTATGCATCAGTATATGGGACAGAAGTAATTGGATTAAGATATTTCAATATTTTTGGACCAAGGCAAAATCCTAAGGGAGCTTATGCAGCAGCAATTCCTTTGTTTATGGATGCCTTAAAAAATAATATTTCACCAAAAATATTTGGTGATGGCAAACAAACCAGGGATTTTACTTTTGTTGAGAATGCAGTACAAGCGAATATTAAGGCACTTTTCACTAAGCATACAGAAGCTTTGGGGGAAGTTTTTAATATTGCTTATGGGGATAGGACATCTATTTTAGATATGTTCACTATTCTAAAGGGATTAACCCAGGCTTCCGTGGAGCCTGAATTTAAAAATGAACGAAAGGGAGATGTTAGGGATTCATTGGCTGATATAACAAAGGCTAAGAACTTATTAGCATATGAACCGACAGTGAATTTTGAGCAAGGTTTAAAAATTACTCTGGATTGGTTTGAGCAAAAATATTAA
- the rfbB gene encoding dTDP-glucose 4,6-dehydratase: protein MNFTKIILVTGGAGFIGSHVISLFLNKYPEYRIINLDKLTYAGNLLNLKDVEDAPNYQFVKGDIVDADFIYTLFETHAIDHVIHLAAESHVDRSIASPMDFINTNIIGTVNLLNASRKSWENSNTGNNLFYHISTDEVYGSLGAEGFFTEETSYDPRSPYSASKASSDHLVRAWHHTYKLPVVISNCSNNYGSHQFPEKLIPLAIHNIKNNKPIPVYGKGENIRDWLWVNDHARAIDQIFHKGKTGETYNIGGNNEWKNIDLINLLCSIMDKKLNREEGSSIKLITFVKDRAGHDMRYAIDSSKLQKELGWQPSVNFEQGLEKTVEWYLNNNTWLDLVTSGEYQNYYQSQYINR from the coding sequence ATGAATTTCACCAAAATAATTTTAGTCACAGGAGGAGCAGGTTTTATTGGCTCGCATGTAATAAGTTTATTCCTGAATAAATACCCTGAGTATAGAATTATCAATTTAGATAAGCTAACCTATGCAGGCAACCTGCTTAATTTAAAGGATGTTGAAGATGCTCCTAACTACCAGTTTGTAAAGGGTGATATTGTAGATGCGGATTTCATATATACATTGTTTGAAACACATGCAATTGACCATGTTATCCATCTTGCGGCAGAATCACATGTGGATAGATCAATTGCCAGTCCTATGGATTTTATAAATACCAATATTATAGGAACTGTTAATCTTTTGAATGCTTCCAGGAAATCATGGGAAAACTCAAATACGGGAAATAATTTATTTTATCATATTTCAACAGATGAGGTTTATGGATCCTTAGGAGCTGAAGGTTTTTTCACTGAAGAAACTTCCTATGATCCCAGAAGCCCTTATTCAGCATCAAAAGCAAGTTCAGATCACCTGGTAAGAGCCTGGCACCATACTTATAAATTGCCAGTTGTAATTTCCAATTGTTCAAACAATTATGGATCGCATCAATTTCCAGAAAAGTTAATACCTCTTGCCATTCATAATATAAAAAACAATAAACCTATTCCAGTTTATGGCAAAGGAGAAAATATTCGGGATTGGTTGTGGGTGAATGATCATGCAAGGGCAATTGATCAAATTTTTCATAAAGGCAAAACAGGAGAAACATACAATATTGGAGGAAACAATGAATGGAAAAACATTGACCTTATTAATTTGCTTTGTTCCATTATGGACAAAAAATTAAATCGTGAAGAAGGCAGTTCAATAAAACTCATCACTTTTGTTAAGGATCGTGCCGGTCACGATATGCGTTATGCAATTGATTCCTCTAAATTGCAAAAAGAATTAGGATGGCAACCTTCAGTGAACTTTGAACAGGGCCTGGAAAAAACAGTGGAATGGTACTTGAATAATAACACCTGGCTTGATTTAGTTACTTCAGGTGAATACCAGAATTATTACCAAAGCCAATATATAAACAGGTAA
- the galE gene encoding UDP-glucose 4-epimerase GalE — protein sequence MKKGDKVLVTGGTGYIGSHTVVELQQKGFDVIIADNFSNSSESVIDSIEKITGKRPVFEFTELCEREQTQSLFKKHKDLKAVIHFAAFKAVGESVENPLLYYKNNIFSLVNVLEAMKEIEIPNLVFSSSCTVYGQPDKLPVDENTPLQKSSSPYGETKQMSEKIISDTVKATFLNSISLRYFNPTGAHDSAMIGELPIEKPNNLVPFITQTAVGKRDELQVFGGDYNTPDGTCIRDYIHVVDLAKAHLIALERLMDNKNKSKNEIFNLGTGIGYSVLDTIHSFERVSGEKLNYKIVQRRPGDVEKIYADTTYANKELNWKAERDLDNMMLTAWKWELALNQKTNTPA from the coding sequence ATGAAAAAAGGGGATAAAGTTTTAGTAACAGGAGGAACAGGTTATATTGGTTCTCATACTGTAGTTGAATTACAACAAAAAGGATTTGATGTAATTATAGCCGATAATTTTTCAAATTCTTCTGAAAGCGTAATTGACTCTATAGAAAAGATAACAGGAAAGCGTCCTGTTTTTGAGTTTACTGAACTTTGTGAAAGAGAACAAACACAATCACTTTTTAAAAAACACAAGGACTTAAAGGCCGTTATACATTTTGCAGCTTTTAAAGCAGTAGGTGAATCGGTTGAAAATCCATTGCTTTATTATAAAAACAATATTTTTTCATTGGTAAATGTACTTGAGGCCATGAAGGAAATTGAAATACCCAATCTTGTATTTTCTTCCTCTTGTACAGTTTATGGTCAACCCGATAAATTGCCTGTTGATGAAAATACCCCCTTGCAAAAATCCTCATCTCCATATGGGGAAACTAAACAAATGAGTGAAAAAATTATTTCCGATACTGTTAAAGCTACATTCCTTAATTCTATTTCATTAAGATATTTCAACCCTACAGGGGCACATGATTCAGCCATGATTGGCGAATTGCCTATTGAAAAACCCAATAATCTTGTACCCTTTATTACTCAAACAGCAGTAGGAAAAAGAGATGAATTGCAGGTTTTTGGAGGTGATTACAATACTCCGGATGGAACCTGCATTAGGGATTACATTCATGTTGTGGATTTGGCCAAAGCTCATTTAATTGCACTGGAAAGATTAATGGACAATAAAAACAAATCAAAAAATGAAATATTCAATCTGGGAACAGGCATAGGATATTCCGTGTTGGATACAATTCATAGCTTTGAAAGAGTAAGTGGGGAAAAATTAAACTATAAAATAGTTCAACGAAGACCAGGAGATGTTGAGAAAATTTATGCCGATACAACTTATGCAAATAAAGAATTAAATTGGAAGGCTGAACGTGATCTGGATAATATGATGCTAACAGCATGGAAATGGGAGCTTGCCCTTAATCAAAAAACGAATACACCCGCTTAA
- a CDS encoding nucleotide sugar dehydrogenase, producing MYNKIINKEAKIAVIGLGYVGLPIALEFAKKTSVIGFDINDERLEMMRNNVDPSNELPAESFKGCDIVFTSSLEVLRQANFFIVAVPTPINEHNLPDLTPLLKSSESVGSALKKGDYVVYESTVYPGCTEEDCVPVLERLSGLKFKTDFKAGYSPERINPGDKEHTITKILKVVSGCDAEALDEISKVYEIIVEPGVHKASSIRVAEAAKIIENTQRDVNIALMNELSIIFNRMGINTYEVLEAAGTKWNFLKFFPGLVGGHCIGVDPYYLTYKAESLGYHARVINSGRYVNDSMGFYIAKQTVKKIIAAKKDLNQAVVLVMGATFKEDVSDIRNSKVADVIKELKSFGVAVEIVDPHASSEELNHEYGFGLHKKADKKYDAVIVAVNHKEYIGLDENYFKSISSEKGIIVDVKGMYRNKIKDLSYWSL from the coding sequence ATGTACAACAAAATAATAAATAAGGAAGCAAAAATTGCTGTAATAGGTCTTGGCTATGTTGGATTGCCAATTGCACTAGAATTCGCAAAAAAAACATCAGTGATTGGTTTTGATATTAATGATGAACGTCTTGAAATGATGCGTAATAATGTTGATCCCAGCAATGAACTTCCAGCTGAATCCTTTAAAGGTTGTGATATAGTTTTCACATCTTCTCTAGAGGTATTAAGGCAAGCTAATTTTTTCATTGTGGCGGTTCCAACACCCATTAATGAGCATAACCTGCCTGATTTAACCCCTTTGCTTAAATCTTCTGAATCTGTAGGTTCAGCTTTAAAAAAAGGAGATTATGTAGTGTATGAATCTACTGTATATCCAGGATGTACGGAAGAGGATTGTGTACCTGTATTGGAAAGACTATCGGGATTGAAATTTAAAACTGATTTTAAAGCAGGTTATTCCCCCGAACGGATAAATCCAGGAGATAAGGAGCATACCATTACAAAAATACTTAAAGTAGTTTCAGGATGTGATGCTGAAGCGCTTGATGAAATTTCTAAAGTATATGAAATAATTGTAGAGCCTGGAGTTCATAAGGCCTCTTCTATAAGGGTTGCCGAAGCAGCTAAAATTATCGAAAACACCCAAAGAGATGTTAATATTGCCCTTATGAATGAACTTTCCATTATTTTTAACAGAATGGGAATAAATACATATGAAGTGCTTGAAGCGGCAGGTACAAAATGGAACTTTTTAAAGTTTTTTCCAGGATTAGTTGGTGGCCATTGCATTGGTGTTGATCCTTATTATTTAACCTATAAGGCAGAATCATTGGGTTATCATGCAAGGGTAATTAATTCGGGAAGATATGTAAATGATTCCATGGGCTTTTATATTGCCAAACAAACGGTTAAAAAGATTATAGCTGCAAAAAAAGACCTAAATCAAGCTGTAGTCCTTGTAATGGGAGCAACATTTAAAGAAGATGTGAGTGATATTAGAAATTCAAAAGTTGCGGATGTTATAAAGGAGTTAAAATCCTTTGGTGTTGCTGTTGAAATTGTTGACCCCCATGCATCTTCAGAAGAATTGAATCATGAGTATGGATTTGGACTTCATAAAAAAGCTGATAAAAAATATGATGCAGTTATTGTGGCTGTAAATCATAAAGAATATATTGGTCTTGATGAAAATTATTTCAAAAGTATTAGTTCAGAAAAAGGAATAATTGTTGATGTAAAAGGCATGTACCGCAATAAAATCAAAGATCTGAGTTATTGGAGTCTTTAG
- a CDS encoding Gfo/Idh/MocA family oxidoreductase: MLIQENKKVKFAIIGTGHIGKRHAEMIIRNPEAELVALCDIRSAEECGILAFEVPFFQSIEELLNSGIEYDVVNICTPNGFHAKQSMKMLENKKHVVCEKPMGLTKSECEAIIFKSLQVSKHFFCVMQNRYSPPSVWIKDVLERRLLGDIYMVQLNCYWNRDERYYKKDSWKGKNDLDGGTLFTQFSHFIDIMYWLFGDIKDIQAKFEDFSHKELTDFEDSGFVNFNFINGGMGCINYSTAVWDTNLESSITIIGSKGSIKIGGQYMNEVEYCHVKDYTMPELAEASPANDYGYYKGSAANHHFVIENVVDTLKGRTIATTNALEGLKVVDIIERIYALRNSDNNSK, from the coding sequence ATGTTAATTCAAGAAAACAAAAAAGTAAAATTTGCCATAATTGGCACAGGGCATATTGGTAAACGACATGCTGAAATGATAATCAGAAATCCAGAAGCAGAGCTTGTTGCTCTGTGTGATATCCGTTCTGCTGAAGAATGCGGAATTCTGGCATTTGAAGTTCCTTTTTTTCAATCCATTGAGGAATTGCTAAACTCAGGGATTGAATATGATGTGGTTAATATTTGTACTCCAAACGGGTTTCACGCAAAACAATCTATGAAGATGCTGGAAAACAAAAAACATGTGGTGTGTGAAAAGCCAATGGGTTTAACCAAATCAGAATGTGAAGCAATCATTTTTAAGTCCCTCCAGGTTTCAAAACACTTTTTTTGTGTAATGCAAAACAGGTATTCTCCCCCATCGGTTTGGATAAAAGATGTATTGGAAAGGAGATTGCTTGGAGATATATACATGGTTCAGCTTAACTGCTATTGGAATAGAGATGAACGTTATTATAAAAAAGACAGTTGGAAGGGAAAAAATGATTTAGATGGAGGGACCTTGTTTACACAGTTCTCGCATTTTATAGATATAATGTATTGGCTATTTGGTGACATCAAAGACATTCAGGCCAAGTTTGAGGATTTCAGTCATAAGGAACTTACAGATTTTGAGGATTCAGGATTTGTAAATTTTAATTTCATCAATGGTGGAATGGGTTGTATTAATTATTCAACGGCAGTATGGGACACAAACCTTGAGAGTAGTATTACAATAATTGGAAGTAAAGGGAGCATAAAAATTGGCGGGCAGTATATGAATGAAGTTGAGTACTGTCACGTGAAGGATTATACAATGCCAGAACTAGCAGAGGCAAGCCCTGCGAATGATTATGGATATTATAAAGGATCGGCAGCTAATCATCATTTTGTTATAGAAAATGTAGTGGACACATTAAAAGGAAGAACAATAGCAACAACAAACGCGCTAGAGGGACTCAAAGTAGTTGATATAATTGAAAGAATTTACGCTCTTCGAAATAGTGATAATAATAGTAAATAG
- a CDS encoding N-acetyltransferase, with product MKTEKKYFAHETAVIDEGCNIGEGTKIWHFSHIMPGCKIGNQCNIGQNVVVSPEVILGNNVKVQNNVSIYTGVTCDDDVFLGPSMVFTNVNNPRSAVIRKNQYTKTHVGKGASIGANATIVCGHDIGAYAFIGAGSVVTKNVPSYALVIGNPARQAGWMSEYGHKLEFDANGIAECEESKEKYKIKAGIVSKLT from the coding sequence ATGAAAACTGAAAAAAAATACTTTGCCCATGAAACTGCAGTGATAGACGAGGGCTGCAATATCGGAGAAGGAACTAAAATCTGGCATTTTTCTCATATTATGCCAGGATGTAAAATCGGCAACCAATGCAATATCGGCCAAAACGTAGTTGTATCCCCAGAGGTAATCTTGGGAAACAATGTAAAAGTCCAGAATAATGTCTCCATTTACACTGGGGTTACTTGTGATGATGATGTTTTTCTTGGTCCGTCTATGGTTTTTACGAATGTTAACAATCCAAGGAGTGCGGTAATACGTAAAAACCAATATACAAAAACCCATGTTGGCAAAGGAGCATCTATAGGAGCAAATGCTACCATTGTGTGTGGTCATGATATTGGTGCATATGCATTTATTGGTGCTGGTTCTGTTGTTACTAAAAATGTACCATCTTATGCTCTTGTAATTGGAAATCCGGCACGACAGGCAGGATGGATGAGCGAATACGGGCATAAGTTGGAATTCGATGCCAATGGCATTGCGGAATGTGAGGAAAGCAAAGAAAAATACAAAATAAAAGCAGGTATTGTAAGTAAATTAACTTAG
- a CDS encoding SDR family oxidoreductase, with protein sequence MAKRKRVLITGAAGFLGSHLCDRFIKEGYHVIGMDNLITGDMRNIEHLFKLEQFEFYHHDVSKYVHVPGDLEYILHFASPASPIDYLKIPIQTLKVSSLGTHNLLGLAKAKGARILVASTSEVYGDPLVHPQDEDYWGNVNPVGPRGVYDEAKRFQEAITMAYHTYHAVETRIVRIFNTYGPRMRLNDGRVLPAFIGQAIRGEDLTVFGDGSQTRSFCYVDDLIEGIYRLLLSDYANPVNIGNPDEITISEFGEEIIKLTNTNQKMIYKNLPTDDPKQRKPDISRAIALLGWEPKVNRADGLKITYNYFKNLPEEELYKTEHRFA encoded by the coding sequence ATGGCAAAAAGAAAAAGGGTATTAATAACTGGAGCAGCTGGCTTTTTAGGCTCTCATTTATGTGACCGGTTTATTAAAGAAGGTTACCATGTAATTGGTATGGACAACTTAATTACTGGGGACATGCGCAATATTGAGCATCTTTTTAAATTAGAACAATTTGAATTTTATCACCACGATGTTTCCAAATATGTACATGTACCTGGAGATTTAGAATATATTCTACATTTTGCATCACCTGCAAGCCCTATTGATTATTTAAAGATACCAATTCAAACACTCAAGGTTAGTTCACTTGGAACACATAATTTATTAGGGCTGGCAAAAGCCAAAGGAGCAAGAATTCTTGTTGCCTCTACCTCAGAGGTGTACGGAGATCCTCTTGTGCATCCACAAGATGAGGACTATTGGGGAAATGTAAATCCTGTGGGCCCCAGAGGGGTTTATGATGAGGCCAAAAGGTTTCAGGAAGCTATTACTATGGCCTATCATACTTATCATGCGGTAGAAACAAGAATTGTAAGAATTTTCAATACTTATGGACCCAGAATGCGATTAAATGATGGAAGAGTTTTACCAGCCTTTATAGGCCAGGCCATAAGGGGGGAAGATTTAACTGTTTTTGGAGATGGTAGTCAAACCAGATCTTTTTGTTATGTGGATGATTTAATTGAAGGAATTTACCGATTGTTGTTAAGTGATTATGCTAATCCTGTAAATATTGGCAATCCGGATGAAATTACTATAAGTGAATTTGGGGAGGAAATTATAAAACTCACAAATACCAATCAAAAAATGATTTACAAGAATTTACCAACAGATGATCCCAAACAAAGGAAACCTGACATTTCCAGGGCTATTGCTTTATTAGGATGGGAGCCAAAGGTTAATAGAGCTGATGGATTAAAAATAACATATAACTATTTTAAAAATCTTCCAGAGGAAGAATTATATAAAACAGAACATCGATTTGCTTAA